The genomic stretch AACTTCTGCCGAAGCCAATCGCTCATAGTGCCGTAACGATTTTCCTGCCTACGGGCTGTGAGAGATGACTTACAGATGACAGCGGCGGGTATCCACTGCCCGCCATGAGAAATTCGACAGGTATTACGGAAACCCCCGAAGACCTTGTCCATGCAGGAGAGACGCGCCCCTTAAAAATCGTCCTAGTGGTTGATTTCAAAGGATTTATCCACTTGAAAAAACAAGCACAGCAACGCGCCAAGTAGCGCATTGCAATAAAGACGGCTGCATTTCAGGGCACGTTTTTTAATTAATGGCTATCGAGTGCCAACTTTGAGTGCATAACTTTTTGCGCTCCGGATTTATTTTGCCTGCGCTCGGCGAAGTGTGCATTCGCCATGGATCCGTGCGCCCGAAAACTGTTGTTAATCAACCCAGCCCGGCTCTCTTCGGAGGTGTCGGCGTGATAAACACATGAGGTGATAGCGATGCGTATCAGCATCTTTGGTTTGGGTTATGTGGGTGCAGTCTGTGCAGGCTGCCTGACGGCGCGTGGCCATGAAGTGATCGGTGTGGACGTGTCCAGCACCAAGATCGACCTGATCAACCAGGGCAAGTCGCCCATCGTCGAACCTGGCCTGGAAGCACTGCTGCAACAGGGCATCGCCAATGGCCGCCTGCGCGGCACTACCGACTTCGCCGAAGCCATCCGCGCCAGCGACGTGTCGATGATCTGCGTGGGTACCCCCAGCAAGAAAAACGGCGACCTGGGCCTGGAGTACATCGAGTCGGTGTGCCGCGAAATCGGCTACGTGCTGCGTGACACCACCCGCCGTCACACCATCGTGGTGCGCAGCACCGTGCTGCCTGGCACCGTCAAGAACGTGGTCATCCCGATCCTCGAAGATTGCTCGGGCAAGAAGGCTGGCGTCGACTTCGGTGTGGCGGTCAACCCGGAATTCCTGCGTGAAAGCACCGCGATCAAGGACTACGACCAGCCACCGATGACGGTCATCGGCGAACTGGACAGCGCCAGCGGTGACATCCTCCAGGCCCTGTACGAAGAACTCGATGCCCCGGTGATCCGCAAGCCGATCGAGGTGGCCGAGATGATCAAGTACACCTGCAACGTATGGCACGCCACCAAGGTCACCTTCGCCAACGAAATCGGCAACATCGCCAAGGCCGTGGGCGTCGATGGCCGTGAAGTGATGGACGTGGTCTGCCAGGACAAGGTCCTCAACCTGTCCCAGTACTACATGCGCCCAGGCTTCGCCTTCGGTGGCTCGTGCCTGCCCAAGGACGTACGCGCCCTCACCTATCGCGCCGCCAGCCTCGATGTCCGAGCACCGCTGCTCGACTCGCTGATGCGCAGCAACGAATCGCAGGTGCAGAACGCCTTCGAGCTGATCGAAGCCCACGACAAGCGCAAGGTCGCCCTGCTGGGCCTGAGCTTCAAGGCCGGCACCGACGACCTGCGCGAAAGCCCGCTGGTGGAACTGGCCGAACGCTTGATCGGCAAGGGCTACCAGCTGGACATCTACGACGAGAACGTCCAGTACGCCCGCGTCCACGGCGCCAACAAGGACTACATCGAGTCGAAGATCCCCCATGTGTCGTCGCTGCTCAACGCCAACTTGCAGCAGGTGATCGACAACGCCGACATCATCGTCCTCGGCAACCGTGACGAGCAGTTCCGTGCGCTGGCCCTGCAAGCGCCAGCCGGCAAGCAGGTGATCGACCTGGTCGGGTTCATGAACAAACCGACCTGCACCACCAACCGTACCGAAGGCATCTGCTGGTAAGTGCCCGGCCGGGCAGCGATGAGGCACTCGACAAGAGCCGCCCCCTCGCTGCCCCCTTTCCCGAATTCTCGACGGATGCTGAACATGCAAAGGCTCCAGACAGTGCTGTTGCAGTGCGCCGGGTGGCTGCTCTACATGAGCCTGCTCATGCTGATCGCCCTGGCCCTGCCAGCTGATATCTTCGACTCGCAGTCGAAGCACTTCATCTTCCTGGTCGGCGCAGTCGGCATCTGGCGCTACTCCATGGGCGCCACCCATTTCATCCGCGGCATGATCTTCCTCTACGGCGTGTACCCGTACCTGCGCCGCAAGGTGCAGAAAATGGGCAATGCCACCGACCCGTCGCATGTCTACCTGATGGTCACCAGCTTCCGTATCGAAGCGCTGACCACCGCCCAGGTGTACAGCTCGGTGATTCGCGAGGCGATCAACTGTGGCTTCCCCACCACCGTGGTCTGCTCGCTGGTGGAAATGTCCGATGAACTGCTGGTGAAGAGCCTGTGGGCCAAGTACAACCCGCCGGCCCATGTGAAGCTGGACATCGTGCGAATCGCCGGCACCGGCAAGCGCGATGGCCTGGCCTACGGTTTCCGCGCCATCTCGCGCATGCTGCCGGACGAGAACGCCGTAGTGGCGGTGATCGACGGTGACACCGTGCTGGCCGACGGTGTGGTGCGCAAGACCGTACCCTGGTTCAAGTTGTTCCCCAATGTGGGCGGCCTGACCACCAATGAATTCTGCGAAGTGCGCGGCGGCTACATCATGAGCGAGTGGCACAAGCTGCGCTTCGCCCAGCGCCACATCAACATGTGCTCGATGGCCCTGTCCAAGCGCGTACTGACCATGACCGGGCGCATGTCGATGTTCCGCGCCAGCGTGGTGACCAACCCCGAGTTCATCGCCGACGTCGAAAGCGATTCGCTGATGCACTGGCGCCTGGGCCGCTTCAAGTTCCTTACCGGGGACGACAAATCCAGCTGGTTCAGCCTGATGCGCCTGGGCTACGACACCTTCTACGTGCCGGACGCCGCCATCAACACGGTCGAGCACCCGCCGGAAAAAAGTTTCCTCAAGGCCAGCCGCAAGCTGATGTACCGCTGGTACGGCAACAACCTGCGGCAGAACTCACGGGCACTGGGCCTTGGCCTGCGTCGCCTGGGCCTGTTCACCAGCATCGTGCTGTTCGACCAGCGCGTGTCGATGTGGACCAGCCTGCTGGGCCTGACCGTGGCGGTGATCGCCAGCCTCAAGTTCGGTATGGCCTTCCTGCTGGTGTACCTGCTGTGGATCGGCATTACCCGCCTGATCCTCACCATCA from Pseudomonas putida encodes the following:
- a CDS encoding nucleotide sugar dehydrogenase — translated: MRISIFGLGYVGAVCAGCLTARGHEVIGVDVSSTKIDLINQGKSPIVEPGLEALLQQGIANGRLRGTTDFAEAIRASDVSMICVGTPSKKNGDLGLEYIESVCREIGYVLRDTTRRHTIVVRSTVLPGTVKNVVIPILEDCSGKKAGVDFGVAVNPEFLRESTAIKDYDQPPMTVIGELDSASGDILQALYEELDAPVIRKPIEVAEMIKYTCNVWHATKVTFANEIGNIAKAVGVDGREVMDVVCQDKVLNLSQYYMRPGFAFGGSCLPKDVRALTYRAASLDVRAPLLDSLMRSNESQVQNAFELIEAHDKRKVALLGLSFKAGTDDLRESPLVELAERLIGKGYQLDIYDENVQYARVHGANKDYIESKIPHVSSLLNANLQQVIDNADIIVLGNRDEQFRALALQAPAGKQVIDLVGFMNKPTCTTNRTEGICW
- a CDS encoding glycosyltransferase — protein: MQRLQTVLLQCAGWLLYMSLLMLIALALPADIFDSQSKHFIFLVGAVGIWRYSMGATHFIRGMIFLYGVYPYLRRKVQKMGNATDPSHVYLMVTSFRIEALTTAQVYSSVIREAINCGFPTTVVCSLVEMSDELLVKSLWAKYNPPAHVKLDIVRIAGTGKRDGLAYGFRAISRMLPDENAVVAVIDGDTVLADGVVRKTVPWFKLFPNVGGLTTNEFCEVRGGYIMSEWHKLRFAQRHINMCSMALSKRVLTMTGRMSMFRASVVTNPEFIADVESDSLMHWRLGRFKFLTGDDKSSWFSLMRLGYDTFYVPDAAINTVEHPPEKSFLKASRKLMYRWYGNNLRQNSRALGLGLRRLGLFTSIVLFDQRVSMWTSLLGLTVAVIASLKFGMAFLLVYLLWIGITRLILTIMLLCSGHSVGPAYPLILYYNQIIGALMKIYVFFRLDKQSWTRQPTALKRDLASFQQWFNTWSSRTMTFSAASIFVAVLFMVV